In Mongoliitalea daihaiensis, one DNA window encodes the following:
- a CDS encoding glycosyl hydrolase 115 family protein, producing MFLASFLIHTIGMGQVALPSFVSEFPKASSFPLVLNEAASLLYDGTDEGIAMGVQHLQQDILAVSGTKPTVKVSADGEPFAVIIGQVGHSELIDRLIQSGKIQASSLLGIWETFQILTVSHPFPGMDQALVIVGSDKRGTLFGIYELSEQIGVSPWYWWADVPVKQKSNIFIDHGTYSRGTPAVKYRGIFINDEAPALAGWATKKYGGFTHTFYEKVFELILRLRGNYLWPAMWGRAFYDDDPMNGPMAEKYGIVIGTSHHEPLMRAHVEWARYGEGDWNYQTNKAILQDFWRKGMERQGTMEATISLGMRGDGDEPMSEENNIALLERIIEDQRQIIEEITGKPASETPQFWALYKEVQDYYDLGMRVPDDVMLLLCDDNWGNVRKLPAIGAEPRTGGYGMYYHFDYVGGPRNYKWLNTNPLPKIWEQLNRTYQHGVDQLWVVNVGDIKPMEFPISFFLDMAWNPSAFTPYSIEQFTRQWAASQFGDAFAPQIAHLLAKFGKMSGRIKPELLDWRTYSLHYYEEMANVSQEWMELDLLAAFVKEQLDSSYHDAFFQLVEHPIIASANVHRLYESTAKNHLYAKQGRSLTAKMASQVQELFDRDAEISRIYNEDIADGKWPHMMDQTRIGYTYWQQPEVNKIPELKTINLPSKGSLGIALSESMDFYPEKKSLTSVMLSPFDSQPVRLEVFNRGKSPIEVAISTQEPWVLVDNFKGTIHDQLELTVAIDWSQVPVGQQSAELEVRSNKEKVSITLPLSPHRVVSEGFKGFVEAMGYLAMPADAFTAKMEVNPVRWEIIPDLGKTGNAIMATPEVWATDAIDTQGSYLEYEVWVHQEGVYDVHVVANPTLNYLNQEEGLRYGIGVNDADPILVSLHAHETHQTWESWVIKSANVTKSSLPFNAGKNKLRLYMVNPGVVFQRILVDTGSMKSTFLGPPDSKFVSTKAN from the coding sequence TTGTTTTTAGCATCTTTCCTTATCCATACTATTGGAATGGGACAGGTAGCACTTCCAAGTTTTGTGTCTGAATTTCCAAAAGCTAGTAGTTTTCCTTTAGTCTTAAATGAGGCGGCTTCCTTGTTGTATGATGGTACAGATGAAGGGATTGCTATGGGTGTCCAACATCTGCAGCAAGATATTTTAGCAGTTAGCGGAACAAAACCTACGGTTAAGGTATCCGCAGATGGAGAGCCATTTGCGGTGATTATTGGTCAAGTAGGGCACAGTGAACTCATAGATCGGCTGATTCAAAGCGGAAAAATTCAAGCATCTTCATTGTTAGGTATATGGGAAACCTTTCAGATTTTGACGGTGTCGCATCCTTTTCCAGGGATGGATCAAGCATTGGTGATTGTAGGGAGTGACAAGCGAGGAACGTTATTTGGTATCTATGAACTTTCGGAGCAAATCGGAGTCTCCCCTTGGTATTGGTGGGCGGATGTGCCAGTAAAGCAAAAAAGTAATATCTTCATTGACCATGGAACATACAGCAGAGGAACTCCCGCTGTCAAGTATCGTGGTATTTTTATCAATGATGAAGCACCTGCACTGGCAGGTTGGGCAACCAAAAAATACGGTGGATTCACGCATACTTTTTACGAAAAAGTGTTTGAATTGATACTTCGCCTGCGAGGAAATTATTTGTGGCCGGCAATGTGGGGAAGAGCCTTTTATGACGATGATCCAATGAATGGCCCCATGGCAGAGAAATATGGGATTGTGATCGGGACTTCTCACCACGAACCGCTTATGAGGGCTCATGTAGAGTGGGCAAGATATGGTGAGGGTGATTGGAATTATCAAACCAACAAAGCAATTCTTCAGGATTTTTGGAGAAAAGGTATGGAGCGGCAAGGGACCATGGAGGCTACTATTTCATTGGGAATGCGTGGGGATGGAGACGAACCCATGAGCGAAGAAAACAATATTGCCTTATTGGAAAGAATTATAGAGGATCAGCGTCAGATTATTGAAGAGATTACAGGAAAGCCTGCCTCTGAAACACCTCAATTTTGGGCACTTTACAAAGAAGTGCAAGATTACTATGATTTGGGTATGCGCGTGCCAGATGATGTGATGTTGTTGTTGTGCGATGATAATTGGGGTAATGTACGAAAACTACCGGCGATTGGAGCGGAGCCAAGAACTGGGGGCTATGGAATGTATTATCACTTTGACTATGTGGGAGGTCCTCGAAATTACAAGTGGTTAAACACCAATCCGCTTCCAAAAATATGGGAGCAGTTGAACCGTACCTATCAGCATGGAGTGGATCAATTGTGGGTAGTCAATGTAGGAGATATCAAGCCTATGGAGTTTCCTATTTCCTTTTTTCTAGACATGGCATGGAACCCATCAGCCTTTACCCCTTATTCGATCGAGCAATTTACCCGACAATGGGCAGCAAGTCAGTTTGGAGATGCTTTTGCTCCTCAGATAGCCCACTTGCTAGCAAAGTTTGGGAAAATGAGCGGGAGAATCAAACCCGAGCTATTGGATTGGAGAACCTACAGCCTCCATTATTATGAGGAAATGGCTAACGTTTCTCAAGAATGGATGGAGTTGGACTTGTTGGCTGCATTTGTCAAAGAGCAGTTGGATAGCTCTTATCACGATGCTTTTTTTCAATTGGTTGAACACCCCATCATAGCTTCAGCCAACGTACACAGATTGTATGAAAGTACAGCCAAAAACCATCTTTATGCGAAACAAGGGAGATCGCTTACTGCGAAGATGGCATCCCAAGTACAGGAGCTTTTTGATCGAGATGCTGAAATATCCCGCATTTACAATGAGGATATCGCAGATGGCAAATGGCCACACATGATGGATCAAACTAGAATTGGCTATACCTATTGGCAGCAACCTGAAGTAAACAAGATTCCTGAATTGAAAACAATCAATCTTCCCTCCAAAGGGAGTCTAGGTATTGCTCTTTCCGAATCAATGGATTTTTATCCCGAAAAGAAAAGCCTGACAAGCGTGATGCTTTCGCCTTTTGATTCACAGCCAGTAAGGCTAGAGGTATTTAATCGAGGAAAGTCACCTATTGAGGTTGCTATCAGTACACAAGAGCCTTGGGTTTTGGTAGATAATTTTAAAGGTACCATCCACGATCAGCTTGAGTTAACGGTAGCTATTGATTGGTCACAAGTACCGGTGGGGCAGCAATCAGCAGAATTAGAAGTGAGAAGTAACAAAGAGAAAGTAAGTATAACCTTGCCCTTGAGTCCACATAGAGTAGTTTCAGAAGGGTTTAAAGGCTTTGTGGAGGCTATGGGATATCTTGCTATGCCAGCAGATGCATTTACAGCCAAGATGGAAGTCAATCCAGTAAGATGGGAAATTATTCCTGATTTAGGTAAAACAGGAAACGCCATCATGGCTACGCCTGAAGTTTGGGCAACGGATGCTATCGATACACAAGGCAGCTATTTGGAGTATGAGGTATGGGTGCATCAGGAGGGAGTTTATGATGTGCATGTAGTGGCTAATCCTACATTGAATTACTTGAATCAAGAGGAAGGTTTGCGATACGGGATTGGTGTTAATGATGCTGATCCAATTCTTGTATCTCTTCATGCCCATGAAACCCATCAAACTTGGGAAAGCTGGGTGATTAAAAGTGCCAATGTAACCAAAAGTTCTCTGCCCTTTAATGCAGGGAAAAATAAATTGAGACTTTACATGGTCAATCCGGGTGTAGTGTTTCAGCGAATACTGGTCGATACTGGAAGTATGAAGTCTACTTTCTTAGGGCCTCCAGATAGTAAATTTGTTAGTACCAAAGCCAATTAA